The Sphingosinicellaceae bacterium genome includes the window GACTCGCGCTACTGCCTCGGCCTGCTCACCGCCGACGCGGGGGCCGACCTGATGGACGCGAAATCGTGGATGAAATCGCCAGAGCCGGTGTTCACGACGTCGGCGGTCACCGGCGTCTACGGCCCCGGCCACAACAGTTTCACCGTCGACGAGCGGGGCCGCGCCATCCTCGTCTACCACGGCCGCGACTACGACAAAATCACCGGCGACCCGCTGTTCGACCCGAACCGCCATACCCGGGTGCAACGCCTGTATTTCGACGCTGACGGCCGCCCCGACTTCGGCATCCCGGTCGGTAACGGCCCGCTGCCGGTGCGCCTGTCGCCCGCCGGTCGCCCGGCGGAGTTCCTCGTCCACGACGGCAACGCGGTCGCGGTCGGCACCGGGCCGATCCCGTCGACCCAGTTCCGGATGCTCCCGTGCCGCGCCTCGGGCACCGTCACCCTGCAGCCGATCGACGCGCCCGACCTGCGCGTCAGCTGGAGCGACGGCGCGACCGTAGCGCTCTCCCGCGACGACGGCTCGGCCGGGTTCGCCGCGACGTCGAACCTGACGCTCCGCCCTTACCCACGCACGCCCGGCGGCTACACCCTGGTCCCGGTCGGCAAGGCGGGCCGCGTGCTCACGCACGGCAACGGTCGCGCGGTGATCGCACCCGGCAGCGGCGCGGGCGCGACCTTCGTCCTGACCTGAGCCTATTGCGGCGCGTCCCGGAGCAGCAGCCCGAGCGGCCACAGCGGCCCGACCGGGATCAGCTCGAAGGTCATCATCTGGCGCTGGCCGAGCGGCAGTGCCTCGAGCAAGGCGTGCGCCTCGGCGACGGTGGTGACGTTCATCAGGAACACCGCGCCCGACCCGTCCGACTTGGCGAACCATTGCTCGATCTTGCCGGTCAGCATCAGCCGCAGCGTGTCGCGCGCCTCGAACGGCATCACCGGCGGACGCGTCTCGGGCGTCGCCTTGGCAGTCCAGGTGCCGATCGCGAGGACCTTGGTGACCAGCGCCTGTGCGGCCTTCATCTCGACCGCACCGGTCGTCGATCGTGTCTCGTCGGTCATGGGTGAGCCTTTCGGAGGTGCAGCTTGAGCAATGGCGGGGAGGACGAGCAGCAGTGCGGCTGCGAGTGGGCGCCTCATGACAGCAGCGCCTTCGCGACGATTTCGGGCTGGTCGGACTGGAGCCAATGGCCGCCCGGCACCGACTGGAACGAGCCGTGCCTGAAGCGCGACGCGCGCTCCCGGCCGAGCGCGAGATTGAGATACGGGTCATACTCGCCCCAGATCACCTTGACCGGCAGGTCGAGCGCCGCCAGCTCCGGCAGCCGCGCATTGTTGCGCTTGAGGGCGTCGTCGAACTGCGCCGCCATCTGGACGAACGCCGGGCCGGAGCTCGGCGCGACGATGAAATTATCGGCGACGACCTGCCCGACGGTGGCGCGGAAATGCGGCTTCTGGTCCTTGGGCAGCGCGTCGTCGAACGTCTGCTTCTGCCAGTTCAGCAGCCACCCGAATTGCGCCGGGTCCTGCGCCACGGCGAGCGCGAGCGCGCGGAGCCTCGGGTCCGCGAACAGCGTGATCATCTCGGGCCAGACATTCAGCGGCGTGTCGTCGTAGGCCGAGTTGAGGATGCACAGCGCCGCGACCTTCTCCGGATGGTCGAGCGCGAAGTTGATCCCCGGGAGCCCGGACGAGTCGTGCGGGACCAGCACGACCTTGCCGAGCCCGAGCGCATCGACGACGGCCTCGAGGTCGCCGCGCTGCGTGTCGAAATCGTAGGTCGCGCCGGCCGGCTTGTCGGAAGCGCCGAAGCCGAGGAAATCGAAGGTCACGACCCGGCGGCCGGCGGCGACCAGGTACGGCACGAGGTCGTCGTAGATGCGGAGGTTATCGGGGAAGCCGTGCATCAGCACGAACGCCGGCCCCTCCCCCGCATAGTCGCGGGCATAGACGCTGCCCGGTCCGCGCGGGACCCGGTGCTCGGTAAAGGCTGCGGTGGTCATGCGCGTTAACTACCACTGTCGTTCTGCACCCAAAACGTCGTATATCCCTCCTTTCGGGTCACGA containing:
- a CDS encoding alpha/beta hydrolase, producing MTTAAFTEHRVPRGPGSVYARDYAGEGPAFVLMHGFPDNLRIYDDLVPYLVAAGRRVVTFDFLGFGASDKPAGATYDFDTQRGDLEAVVDALGLGKVVLVPHDSSGLPGINFALDHPEKVAALCILNSAYDDTPLNVWPEMITLFADPRLRALALAVAQDPAQFGWLLNWQKQTFDDALPKDQKPHFRATVGQVVADNFIVAPSSGPAFVQMAAQFDDALKRNNARLPELAALDLPVKVIWGEYDPYLNLALGRERASRFRHGSFQSVPGGHWLQSDQPEIVAKALLS